The following coding sequences are from one Capsicum annuum cultivar UCD-10X-F1 chromosome 3, UCD10Xv1.1, whole genome shotgun sequence window:
- the LOC107862941 gene encoding cytochrome P450 89A2: protein MESWFIIFITLCTSFLLKSLFNLMISRNSISKKKLPPGPYSFPVIGSLLWLGRSNVDLEPMLRDLKAKYGPIFTLTIGSRPTIFVASHSLAYQALVQQGVVFADRPRAVPISAIVHSNQRNISFAPYGPIWRLLRRNLTSEILHPSRVKSYSKARSWVLGILLQQLRGAQDDSVRLIDHFQYAMFCLLVLMCFGDKPEESQIKQIENIQRKLLLGFQRFNILNFFPRVGKIIFKNRWKELMELRQEQENMLIPLIEARRRAKEQKLEHGDEFVVSYVDTLLNLELPEENRNLNHGEVVTLCSEFLNAGTDTTSTTLQWVMANLVKNPSIQEKLYQEIAGLVRENKSKLTEVVLKEEDLQKMPYLKAVILEGLRRHPPGHFVLPHTVTEEVELNGYVVPKDATINFMVADMALDSNVWEDPLEFKPERFLVEGSDKEGFDITGSREIKMMPFGSGRRICPAYALAMLHLKYFMANLVWHFQWNPVQGDNVDLSEKHEFTVVMKNPLRARICPRVNSV, encoded by the coding sequence ATGGAAAGCTGGTTTATCATTTTCATAACTCTATGCACATCTTTCTTGCTGAAATCCTTGTTTAATCTTATGATCTCCCGCAATTCCATATCAAAGAAGAAACTCCCGCCAGGACCCTACAGTTTTCCTGTGATTGGCAGCTTATTATGGCTTGGAAGATCCAACGTAGACTTGGAACCCATGCTCCGTGACCTCAAGGCTAAGTATGGTCCAATATTCACTCTCACTATTGGGTCTCGTCCGACCATATTCGTAGCTAGTCACTCTTTAGCCTACCAAGCTTTAGTCCAACAAGGCGTTGTTTTCGCTGACCGGCCAAGGGCTGTACCTATCAGTGCAATTGTCCATAGTAATCAGCGCAATATCAGCTTCGCCCCTTACGGCCCCATATGGAGGCTCCTCCGCAGAAACCTGACTTCAGAAATACTCCACCCTTCTCGAGTCAAGTCCTATTCCAAAGCCCGATCTTGGGTATTGGGTATCCTCCTTCAACAACTTCGCGGCGCACAAGATGATTCCGTGAGGTTAATTGATCATTTTCAGTATGCTATGTTCTGTCTTCTTGTCTTGATGTGTTTCGGGGACAAACCTGAGGaatctcaaatcaaacaaattgAAAATATACAGCGCAAGCTGCTCCTGGGTTTTCAACGATTCAATATACTCAATTTCTTCCCTAgagttggaaaaataatttttaagaatcGCTGGAAGGAACTAATGGAACTACGACAAGAGCAGGAGAATATGTTGATCCCTTTGATTGAAGCACGGCGCAGGGCCAAAGAACAAAAGCTTGAGCACGGTGATGAATTTGTAGTGTCTTATGTGGATACGCTGTTGAATTTGGAATTGCCAGAGGAAAACAGGAACCTCAATCATGGAGAAGTGGTAACTCTCTGCAGTGAATTCCTAAATGCCGGAACTGATACAACGTCCACTACCTTACAATGGGTTATGGCTAACTTGGTCAAAAACCCTTCCATTCAGGAAAAACTATATCAAGAAATTGCAGGTCTAGTGAGAGAAAACAAGAGCAAGTTGACAGAGGTAGTGTTGAAGGAGGAGGATTTGCAGAAAATGCCATACTTGAAAGCAGTGATATTGGAAGGTCTTAGACGGCATCCACCCGGTCACTTTGTACTGCCTCACACAGTGACGGAGGAAGTAGAGCTGAACGGCTACGTTGTCCCAAAGGATGCCACCATCAACTTCATGGTTGCGGACATGGCTTTAGACTCAAATGTGTGGGAGGATCCCTTAGAGTTTAAGCCAGAGAGGTTCTTAGTGGAAGGATCAGATAAGGAAGGTTTTGATATTACAGGAAGTAGAGAGATCAAAATGATGCCGTTCGGCTCAGGGAGGAGAATATGTCCTGCCTATGCGTTGGCCATGCTTCACTTAAAATACTTTATGGCCAATTTGGTTTGGCATTTTCAATGGAATCCTGTGCAAGGAGATAATGTTGATCTCTCGGAGAAACATGAATTCACCGTCGTGATGAAGAATCCGCTACGAGCCCGTATCTGTCCAAGAGTTAACTCAGTTTGA